A single genomic interval of Streptomyces showdoensis harbors:
- the nagA gene encoding N-acetylglucosamine-6-phosphate deacetylase, with protein MAVSTVLTGARVVLPTGIVENGRVIVENGRIVGAAREDAPALDLSGHWLVPGFVDMHNHGGGGASFTSGTVDEVLTGVHTHRLHGTTTVVASFVTGEMDFLTERAGLLSELAEQGEIAGLHFEGPFISPCRKGAHDETLLRDPDPADVRKLIDAGRGQARMVTLATELPGGIDSVRLLAEHGVIAAIGHTDASYEQTQAAIDAGATVATHLFNAMPGLGHRAPGPIAALLEDERITVELINDGTHLHPAALELAFHHAGAERVAFITDAMDAAGFGDGRYMLGPLEVEVKDSVARLVEGGSIAGSTLTLDRAFKRAATIDRLPVESVVQALSANPAKLLGVYDRVGSLEPGKDADLVVLDADFELKGVMRKGAWVVEPQLG; from the coding sequence ATGGCCGTTTCCACAGTTCTCACCGGGGCCCGCGTGGTGCTGCCGACCGGGATCGTCGAGAACGGACGAGTGATCGTCGAGAACGGCCGCATCGTGGGCGCCGCCCGCGAGGACGCACCCGCCCTCGACCTCAGCGGTCACTGGCTCGTGCCCGGCTTCGTCGACATGCACAACCACGGCGGCGGCGGCGCGTCCTTCACCTCCGGCACCGTGGACGAGGTGCTCACCGGCGTCCACACCCACCGGCTGCACGGCACCACCACCGTCGTCGCCTCCTTCGTCACCGGCGAGATGGACTTCCTCACCGAGCGCGCCGGCCTGCTCTCCGAGCTGGCCGAGCAGGGCGAGATCGCCGGCCTGCACTTCGAGGGCCCGTTCATCTCCCCGTGCCGCAAGGGCGCCCACGACGAGACGCTGCTGCGCGACCCCGACCCGGCCGACGTGCGCAAGCTGATCGACGCCGGCCGCGGCCAGGCCCGCATGGTCACCCTCGCCACCGAGCTGCCCGGCGGCATCGACTCCGTACGGCTGCTCGCCGAGCACGGCGTGATCGCCGCGATCGGGCACACGGACGCCTCGTACGAGCAGACCCAGGCCGCCATCGACGCCGGGGCCACCGTCGCCACCCACCTCTTCAACGCGATGCCCGGCCTCGGGCACCGGGCGCCCGGCCCGATCGCCGCGCTCCTGGAGGACGAGCGGATCACCGTCGAGCTCATCAACGACGGCACCCACCTGCACCCGGCCGCCCTGGAGCTCGCCTTCCACCACGCGGGCGCCGAGCGGGTCGCCTTCATCACCGACGCGATGGACGCCGCCGGCTTCGGCGACGGGCGCTACATGCTCGGCCCGCTGGAGGTCGAGGTGAAGGACAGCGTGGCGCGGCTCGTCGAGGGCGGCTCCATCGCCGGCTCGACGCTGACCCTGGACCGCGCCTTCAAGCGCGCGGCCACCATCGACCGGCTGCCGGTGGAGTCGGTCGTCCAGGCCCTCTCCGCCAACCCCGCCAAGCTGCTCGGCGTCTACGACCGGGTCGGCTCACTGGAGCCCGGCAAGGACGCGGACCTCGTCGTCCTCGACGCGGACTTCGAGCTCAAGGGCGTGATGCGCAAGGGCGCCTGGGTGGTCGAGCCGCAACTCGGCTGA
- a CDS encoding CBM35 domain-containing protein, giving the protein MAAGNDGAKTPQDDDPFGYLYEDGQAAGAQPPQGGGYGYPGPASQPGVPRTSYNQVRTVGERQYGGRPQPHVPQQQAYGQPHPQYAAPETYPGGPQTRQTPLPPAGRGGGPNTKGLLIGAVAVVAVVVIGIAAAVISNSGDQTDNAGAAGGKTNAPTQVEESPSTDPSPSSQPPAQLPQQDAATLKLGGSAVLAKDIKGAEGADGAYVTGFNAVGSSVTWQADVPEAGDYYLYVRYAIPAKDANATLTVNDKANSNPIGLKNFVGSSDPNLEKNWQTTWAPVTLKQGQNSIKLSCEQGNQCDALFDWLKISKTKLSG; this is encoded by the coding sequence ATGGCTGCGGGTAACGACGGCGCGAAGACGCCCCAGGACGACGATCCGTTCGGCTACCTCTACGAGGACGGCCAGGCGGCAGGCGCCCAGCCACCCCAGGGCGGCGGCTACGGCTACCCCGGCCCCGCGTCCCAGCCGGGCGTCCCCCGCACCTCGTACAACCAGGTCCGCACGGTCGGCGAGCGCCAGTACGGCGGCCGCCCCCAGCCCCACGTCCCGCAGCAGCAGGCGTACGGCCAGCCGCACCCGCAGTACGCGGCCCCCGAGACGTACCCCGGCGGCCCCCAGACCCGCCAGACCCCGCTGCCCCCCGCCGGGCGCGGCGGCGGCCCCAACACCAAGGGCCTGCTGATCGGCGCGGTCGCGGTCGTCGCGGTCGTCGTGATCGGCATCGCGGCCGCGGTCATCTCCAACAGCGGCGACCAGACGGACAACGCGGGCGCCGCGGGCGGCAAGACCAACGCCCCCACCCAGGTCGAGGAATCCCCGTCCACCGACCCCAGCCCCTCGTCGCAGCCTCCGGCGCAGCTGCCGCAGCAGGACGCGGCGACGCTGAAGCTGGGCGGGTCGGCGGTGCTGGCGAAGGACATCAAGGGCGCGGAGGGCGCGGACGGCGCGTACGTGACCGGGTTCAACGCGGTCGGTTCGTCGGTGACCTGGCAGGCGGACGTGCCCGAGGCCGGGGACTACTACCTCTACGTGCGGTACGCGATCCCGGCGAAGGACGCGAACGCGACGCTGACGGTCAATGACAAGGCGAACAGCAATCCGATAGGGCTGAAGAACTTCGTCGGCTCCTCGGACCCCAACCTGGAGAAGAACTGGCAGACCACCTGGGCGCCGGTCACTCTGAAGCAGGGTCAGAACTCGATCAAGCTCTCGTGCGAGCAGGGCAACCAGTGCGACGCGCTCTTCGACTGGCTGAAGATCAGCAAGACCAAGCTGAGCGGCTGA
- a CDS encoding 1-phosphofructokinase family hexose kinase — protein sequence MILTVTLNTAVDLTYRVPALVPHASHRVTQVIERPGGKGLNVARVLGALGHETVVTGFAGGATGETLRELLAGTTAGQPVRDALVPVAGSTRRTVAVVDAASGDTTQLNEPGPAIAPAEWAAFTARYAELLDGARAVALCGSLPPGIHVGAYAELVRLARGAGVPVLLDTSGEPLRRGIAARPDLIKPNAEELAQLTGSREPHRATRDARRRGAHAVITSLGPEGLLAATPEGLWQASPPAPVQGNPTGAGDSAVAALLAGLVDGADWPTRLAHAVALSAATVLSPVAGEFDESAYESLLPRITVETPATAA from the coding sequence GTGATCCTCACGGTCACCCTCAACACGGCGGTGGACCTGACCTACCGGGTCCCCGCGCTCGTGCCGCACGCCTCGCACCGCGTCACCCAGGTCATCGAACGCCCCGGTGGCAAGGGCCTCAACGTCGCCCGGGTGCTCGGCGCCCTCGGCCACGAGACGGTCGTCACCGGCTTCGCGGGCGGAGCCACCGGCGAGACCCTGCGCGAGCTCCTCGCCGGAACGACCGCCGGGCAGCCGGTCCGTGACGCCCTGGTCCCCGTCGCGGGATCCACCCGCCGCACGGTCGCCGTCGTCGACGCGGCCAGCGGCGACACCACCCAGCTCAACGAGCCCGGCCCGGCCATCGCCCCGGCCGAGTGGGCCGCGTTCACCGCCCGCTACGCCGAACTCCTCGACGGGGCACGGGCGGTGGCGCTCTGCGGCAGCCTCCCGCCGGGCATCCACGTCGGCGCGTACGCCGAACTCGTCCGGCTCGCCCGGGGCGCCGGCGTCCCGGTCCTCCTCGACACCAGCGGCGAACCGCTGCGCCGCGGCATCGCCGCCCGCCCCGACCTGATCAAGCCCAACGCCGAGGAGCTGGCCCAGCTCACGGGCTCCCGCGAACCCCACCGCGCCACCCGCGACGCCCGCCGCCGCGGCGCCCACGCGGTCATCACCTCGCTCGGCCCCGAGGGCCTCCTCGCGGCCACCCCGGAGGGCCTGTGGCAGGCCTCCCCGCCCGCCCCCGTCCAGGGCAACCCGACCGGCGCGGGCGACTCGGCGGTCGCCGCCCTCCTCGCCGGCCTGGTCGACGGCGCCGACTGGCCCACCCGCCTCGCCCACGCCGTCGCCCTCTCCGCGGCGACCGTCCTCTCCCCGGTGGCCGGCGAGTTCGACGAGTCGGCGTACGAGTCCCTCCTCCCCCGCATCACGGTCGAGACCCCGGCTACGGCGGCCTGA